The nucleotide sequence TAAGAAATATTATTGGTTAATACACTACTTTTGTTCATTATACGGaaagaatttttttctgttttatcaaataataCAATTGGAGTGCCAATTTATacatttttaaaaaaattttccaattactaattttcatttcttcTTGGTATATTTTCAGCTGGTActttatttattcaatagCTTCAAGAGTAAGTTTGTCATGTTAAAACTAGTTGCATTTAATAAAGCGTCGGTTTCAAAACCGATAGCGAGATCAATCGCCAAAGCTTCATCTGCTGTAGCCAACAACAAAGCTTATCGTCCTACAGGGGGCACTCAGATGGTTACCAAATCCACTTCGGCTCGGTTCTATTCCACAAAATCGACTGTTATTCAATTATTAAACAATATTGGTTCCAAAAGAGAAGTTGAGCAATATTTAAAGTATTTCACTTCAGTTAGTTCGCAACAATTTGCTGTCATCAAAGTAGGCGGGGCAATTAtaactcaacaattggatgaaCTAGCTTCATGTTTAGCATTCTTATACCATGTGGGGTTGTATCCTATTGTTTTACATGGTACAGGACCACAAATTaatgaattgttggaaaatgaagGTGTTGAACCTGAATACATTGATGGTATTAGAATCACTAATCCAAAGACTATGGAGGTTGTGCGTAAATgttttcttgaacaaaattTGCGTTTGGTGACtgctttggaaaaaatCGGTGTTCATGCACGTCCAATTACTGCTGGTGTTTTCCAAGCTGAATATTTGAACAAGGAAAAGTATGACTTGGTTGGTAAGATCACTGGCGTTAACAAGGCGCCAGTTGAAGCTTCAATCAGTGCTGGATACTTGCCTATTTTGACCAGTTTGGCAGAAACTCCAAGTGggcaattgttgaatgtgAATGCTGATGTTGCTGCAGGTGAATTGGCTAGAGAATTTGAGCCATTGAAAATTGTCTACTTGAATGAAAAGGGGGGTATCATTAATGGAAATACTGGTGAAAAGGtctccatcatcaacttgGACGAAGAGTATGATGATTTAATGAAGGAAAGTTGGGTTAAATACGGaaccaaattgaagattaAGGAGATTCACGATTTGTTGCAACATTTACCAAGATCATCTTCCGTTGCTATTATTGATGTCGACGATTTGCAAAAGGAATTGTTTACTGATTCGGGTGCAGGTACCTTGATCAGAAGAGGCTACAAATTAATCAATAGAAATTCTTTGAAAGAATTTGGAAATCCTGACTTATTGAGAACTGCGTTGTTGAGAGACCCTGAAATCAAGGCTGGTAAATTGTCAGTCGCTTCgtatttgaaatatttggaGTCTGTCAACTTTAAAAGTTATGGTGATGAACCATTGGAAGTTTTGGCAATCGTAGTGAACAAGGAAGGTACGGttccaaaattggataaatttTTGTCATCAAAAACTGGGTGGTTAAACAATGTCACTGataatattttcaattcaatcaagaaagatttcaaatcattgtGCTGGatagttgatgaaaacgACGCCAATTTGTCATGGtacttttccaaatctgaCGGTTCATTTGCCAAGAACGGTCAAATATTGTTCTGGTATGGCTTAAACACTGAACAAGCTAGTGAATTGATAAAGGACTTTGACAACTCTGCAATTGGCtcatctttatcatcaagCAAAGAGTCGGGTGTattttcaaccaatcaACAGAAAAGAGGTCTTCACACAAAAAGATTtgcatcaacatcatctaACCCAAATCCTCCTTTGAGAGAAGGCAAGAgtcaaaaaaagaagaaagttgCCTTGATTGGTGCTAGAGGTTACACGGGACAAAATTTAATCAAACTTATTGACAATCACCCATATCTCGAAATTTCACATGTTTCATCTCGTGAATTAGAAGGTCAACAATTAAAAGGTTACAACAAAGACACtattatttattcaaaCTTGCAACCAGAagatatcaaaaaattaGAAGAAAACGGTGAAGTTGACATTTGGATCATGGCTTTACCTAATGGTGTATGTAAaccatttgttgatgttatTGACTCCATTGgaaatccaaattcaagaattgttgACTTGTCTGCTGATTACAGATTTGACACTTCTGGAAACTGGGTTTATGGATTACCGGAATTGAATGATCGTCACGCTATTGCCAATGCCAAAAGAATTTCCAATCCTGGATGTTATGCAACTGCTGCACAAGTTGCTATAGCTCCATTGAAGGAATATATTGATGGTAAACCAACTGTGTTTGGTGTTTCGGGTTACTCAGGTGCCGGTACTAAACCTTCACCCAAgaatgatgttgaaaacttGACAAACAATCTCATCCCATACTCATTGACTGATCATGTGCATGAAAGGGAAATTTCTAATCAATTGGGCTTAACTGTTAACTTCACTCCACATGTAGCACAATGGTTCCAAGGAATATCACATACCATCAACATCCCCATAAAGAAAGGTTCATTAACTTCAAGAGAAGTGAGAAATATTTTCCAAGATAGATACAAAGGTGAGGACTTGATATCAATCACTGGTGAAGCTCCCTTGGTTAAGGAGATTAGTGGCAAACATGGTGTTGTAGTTGGTGGGTTTGCtgtaaattcaaatgaagatagggttgttattgttgctACTATTGATAATTTATTGAAAGGTGCTGCTACCCAAtgtttgcaaaatattAATTTGGTACTGGGTTTTGGTGAGTATGAAGGTATTCCTCTTGATCATTGAATAGTGCAAGTATGTACATTATAGACTTATAAACAGCGCATTTAGGAGTTAGTAGAAGCAATTTGTTGTAGTACGAATCATTAGGTAACAGTGTGGAATAACGCATGTGTCTGGAAAAAGCTGGGTTTTTTCTGTTGAAGTTTTGGCGCACAACCTGAAGGCTACAATCACCAACAGGTCCCACCAACAACCATCTGGCAACATGTTGGTATCCCCAGAAAACTTTGGGATTGTCGAACCAGATGTATACCGTTGTTCCAAACTTGAGGTTgaaaactttcaattcttAGAAACACTAAACCTCAAGTCAATTATCCTTTTAGATGCCGAAAATCCACCACGTTCGTTATCCAAATTCCTCGAAGAGAATAAAATTGATCTTTACAGTTTAggagatttgaaaatatccaatcatcaacataCAGGAATGTCATCCAAGACTGATCTTGAAGACTTCGCGTTGGagaatgatgatttgaCCTCAAATACATCGACTAGATCTTCCACATCGACTTCCacgcaacaacaacagctgCAACAAGAACGgttccaacaacaacaacagcagcagaCATATGTTGATCCACTTACTCCAATGCCTATACTTTCCCGAAATAGTAGAGATCAATGGatgttgattgaaaagaatatcattatcaaatcatttgagATTATACTAAATAATAAACGACATCCGATActcattgttgattctACAGCCACGCTCATTGGAATTCTAAGAAAGATACAAAAATGGAACTTCAACTCAATCTTGAACGAGTATAGGATTTTCAATGGCACGAGTACAAAGAATAATTATTTTGCGGAAACGTTTTTGGAATTAATTAGTATTGAATTGATACCGTATGAGAACCGAAAGAAAAGCCCGTTTGGAAGTAGGCGCAATTCAATGAGGCGCAAGTCTCAGGGTCAGGGTCAGGTTCAacaaatgttgaaaaatcaagCTGCCGATGAAGTTGCTATATCCGTGCCAGAACAAAATAGAATAATGTCAGGACCAAATAGTGGTGGACAAAGTGCCGATGAGGATTCCGGTGTACTCGATGACAGTGGTGATGAGGGAGAaggtggtgatggtgataatGGAATGGAGGATGACTATGATGAAGGATACAGTACGGATGATATGGATGATATGGATGATGATCTCCTTTCTGCGTCACCACAAATTCCAGAAAACTTGttaaaatttgttgaacaaagaaaacaagaTAAACATCAGTATCCTACAAGTGGCAGAAACTCCATTGATAACAAGTCTGACACAGAATCAGCCTCAACTTCTCCAAGATTAATGCGAATACCTATTCAACATACAAGAAGCAATAGTGGTTCCAACAGTCGAAACAATAGTTTTACAAATGCCGACTCGTATTTAAGCATGGTTCGAGGTATGGATCGTCGTAAGTCATCAGGCGACATtataaaaaatataaaGTTTCGTAatccacaacaacaatttcctcATAGAGCTTCCTTGGAGAGTTCTTCACCAGTATTGAAACGACGTGATCATAGACGGGGATCTGGTTCATTTTACATGAATGATGATGTCAAACCTGTTGAATTCATGTATTataaaaattcaaacaagtatgatgtcaaatttgaaaatgtgagaacaatcaaatttaaattacCGGCGGAGCATAGGCTACCTGAATGGTTTATCAAACAACGTGATATGTGGGAGAAAAACTACAAGATAGTAAATAATGAAACTGTGTAGTTTATACATTGTGATATCCAATTTAAAAAGTCCAGCTCTAGTCAT is from Candida orthopsilosis Co 90-125, chromosome 1 draft sequence and encodes:
- a CDS encoding Arg5,6 arginine biosynthetic enzyme activities; the protein is MLKLVAFNKASVSKPIARSIAKASSAVANNKAYRPTGGTQMVTKSTSARFYSTKSTVIQLLNNIGSKREVEQYLKYFTSVSSQQFAVIKVGGAIITQQLDELASCLAFLYHVGLYPIVLHGTGPQINELLENEGVEPEYIDGIRITNPKTMEVVRKCFLEQNLRLVTALEKIGVHARPITAGVFQAEYLNKEKYDLVGKITGVNKAPVEASISAGYLPILTSLAETPSGQLLNVNADVAAGELAREFEPLKIVYLNEKGGIINGNTGEKVSIINLDEEYDDLMKESWVKYGTKLKIKEIHDLLQHLPRSSSVAIIDVDDLQKELFTDSGAGTLIRRGYKLINRNSLKEFGNPDLLRTALLRDPEIKAGKLSVASYLKYLESVNFKSYGDEPLEVLAIVVNKEGTVPKLDKFLSSKTGWLNNVTDNIFNSIKKDFKSLCWIVDENDANLSWYFSKSDGSFAKNGQILFWYGLNTEQASELIKDFDNSAIGSSLSSSKESGVFSTNQQKRGLHTKRFASTSSNPNPPLREGKSQKKKKVALIGARGYTGQNLIKLIDNHPYLEISHVSSRELEGQQLKGYNKDTIIYSNLQPEDIKKLEENGEVDIWIMALPNGVCKPFVDVIDSIGNPNSRIVDLSADYRFDTSGNWVYGLPELNDRHAIANAKRISNPGCYATAAQVAIAPLKEYIDGKPTVFGVSGYSGAGTKPSPKNDVENLTNNLIPYSLTDHVHEREISNQLGLTVNFTPHVAQWFQGISHTINIPIKKGSLTSREVRNIFQDRYKGEDLISITGEAPLVKEISGKHGVVVGGFAVNSNEDRVVIVATIDNLLKGAATQCLQNINLVSGFGEYEGIPLDH
- a CDS encoding Oca4 protein (S. cerevisiae homolog OCA4 localizes to); amino-acid sequence: MLVSPENFGIVEPDVYRCSKLEVENFQFLETLNLKSIILLDAENPPRSLSKFLEENKIDLYSLGDLKISNHQHTGMSSKTDLEDFALENDDLTSNTSTRSSTSTSTQQQQSQQERFQQQQQQQTYVDPLTPMPILSRNSRDQWMLIEKNIIIKSFEIILNNKRHPILIVDSTATLIGILRKIQKWNFNSILNEYRIFNGTSTKNNYFAETFLELISIELIPYENRKKSPFGSRRNSMRRKSQGQGQVQQMLKNQAADEVAISVPEQNRIMSGPNSGGQSADEDSGVLDDSGDEGEGGDGDNGMEDDYDEGYSTDDMDDMDDDLLSASPQIPENLLKFVEQRKQDKHQYPTSGRNSIDNKSDTESASTSPRLMRIPIQHTRSNSGSNSRNNSFTNADSYLSMVRGMDRRKSSGDIIKNIKFRNPQQQFPHRASLESSSPVLKRRDHRRGSGSFYMNDDVKPVEFMYYKNSNKYDVKFENVRTIKFKLPAEHRLPEWFIKQRDMWEKNYKIVNNETV